ccccacCCACCGCCATCTCCCATCCCTCTTcctgtctcttctctctttctatcCTGCCCCAATGCTTCTTTCTccacctctgtcctgctccctgccccttgTTTCCTCTCACTGTCCCTCTGTTCTGCTTCCTGTCCCCctggtttttctgtctttatttccctgtcccactgcctctCTGGTCACTTGTTGCTATACCTCCCTGTCCAACCAGCTCTGACTTTTTCCCTTTATCTCCTCCTGTTTCTTGCTACCTGCCCCTTTATCTTCCTCTGTCTCTGTCCTCTAGCCcattgctgtttttttaattttcccttcttGGTCTGTTGTACAGATctgacccttttttttctttctcaatccCTTTTTTGCTGTTCCctgtcctttttctctctctgtctgtgTGTTCTGcaccctgtccctgtcctccttcctccctcctctcctttccccctgcATCTCTATCCCTCTGTCCTGGTCACTGACCCTATGTTTTCTTGTGCCATCTCTTTGCAGGGCTTCTCGTCCttgttatttttcttgatttttttctacctttctgaCCTTATCCTTctaccttcctttctctctctgctcctcagTCTTCTctcttgtcttgtttttctttctagttcTCTCTCCAGCTCTCCACcaccattttctttctccatttctctgctCCACTGCccattcctctctttctttttgcatCCTGCTGTGCTGCTCGCCATCcgtccttccctcccttcctccctctttctctgtcaTTATACTTGCATCCCTCATTGTCTCTCCAGGACCTgtctgtcctgctccccatccccaattttccttttccatttctctgtcctgctcttggtccctcttcttcctctggctCATTCTCCCTGTCATTCTCCCCGTTGCTCTTGTTCTCTATCCCAGTGTCCTGCTCTCCATCCCtcttattttttctctgtatccCATTTTCTTGCTCCCTGTCCCTCACTTGTCTTCTAtgtccctctctccttccccctgtctttccttccccctgcccccctctcTGGCCTGCTgcttgccactttttttttctttctcttgctgtctGTCTGGGTTCTGTCACTCTATCTTAATCTGTATCCATTGTTCCGCCCTGCCCCGTCCTTCCAGCCTGTGCTTTCCTCTTTCTATCCCTCTAGCCGTAAtgcttctttctccatctcaGTCCTGCTCCCTGgcccttgttttccttttttttcccttaccatccatcctgcttcctctccctgttttttctgcctttatgtctctgtcctgctgcctgtcTCCTTGTTTCTAGTTATAACCCCCTGTCCAGCCAGctgtcccttttttcctttctgtcttccctATACAGGCCCTACTTTTTCTTTGTCTGTCTCTGTCCAGCAGTCCatcactgttttttccccttctccatctcttgTCTTAATCTACATCTGGTTCCCCCCTCCTCACCACCCTCAGTCCCTCTGTCCTGTTCCTTATCCagctttttgtctttccatgTCCCATGCTCTAtcaccatctttttttctctctccctcctcccttttctctacATCCCTCTGTCCTGTTGCTCATCAGTGCtcgtttttttccttccactcctctgtcctgctccctgccccttaCTTCTCtgtctgttgaggatttcttggctgggcgagggcatgtgagcaatccagccgttaggtgggaacgaagcataagtttacaaagtgctggagcagacaaggacgctgtgcccttgtacgctgggaaaaaggaagataagaagagcctgacaagcaactcctggatgccgaagaatgagataagtaactgctggacaccttgtgaagaagcttgcacagccaatagaggataagatagtgtcgcgtgaatcGGGGTATTGTACctattagagtattgtataaggcgcgtgcgcaa
The DNA window shown above is from Accipiter gentilis chromosome 17, bAccGen1.1, whole genome shotgun sequence and carries:
- the LOC126047030 gene encoding uncharacterized protein LOC126047030, which encodes MLPVSFLIPSSLSCSPSLYFFFFHPFVLLPVLVSLSVGSAFHPSFLSCSISLSCSLSLSLSVSVSFSLPFPPFSVLFPLCFFFCFLSLSCSLSLCFLNPSLSCSSVLFSLLQLSLLLPILGFFSSISVLVPISSFCLSSTLSCLPVPFLSLCITLSCSLSSSDNLCPAPCPHPPPSPIPLPVSSLFLSCPNASFSTSVLLPAPCFLSLSLCSASCPPGFSVFISLSHCLSGHLLLYLPVQPALTFSLYLLLFLATCPFIFLCLCPLAHCCFFNFPFLVCCTDLTLFFLSQSLFCCSLSFFSLCLCVLHPVPVLLPPSSPFPLHLYPSVLVTDPMFSCAISLQGFSSLLFFLIFFYLSDLILLPSFLSLLLSLLSCLVFLSSSLSSSPPPFSFSISLLHCPFLSFFLHPAVLLAIRPSLPSSLFLCHYTCIPHCLSRTCLSCSPSPIFLFHFSVLLLVPLLPLAHSPCHSPRCSCSLSQCPALHPSYFFSVSHFLAPCPSLVFYVPLSFPLSFLPPAPLSGLLLATFFFFLLLSVWVLSLYLNLYPLFRPAPSFQPVLSSFYPSSRNASFSISVLLPGPCFPFFSLTIHPASSPCFFCLYVSVLLPVSLFLVITPCPASCPFFPFCLPYTGPTFSLSVSVQQSITVFSPSPSLVLIYIWFPPPHHPQSLCPVPYPAFCLSMSHALSPSFFLSPSSLFSTSLCPVAHQCSFFSFHSSVLLPAPYFSVC